From a single Streptomyces sp. NBC_00377 genomic region:
- a CDS encoding LLM class flavin-dependent oxidoreductase encodes MPVEFIGMIGTRDSEGGSHGPAVDPGFTRRFARVHEEAGFDRVLIGHSSSSPDGAQVAAHVAAHTDRLGLLLAHRPGVLAPTVAARSFATLDHFSGGRLAVHIISGGNDAEQRRDGDHLDKDDRYARTDEFLEVVGRAWTEEEGFGHAGRFYRFEDFRSEVRPLQRPRIPLYFGGSSAAAHRVGGKHADVFALWGEPLAETAEQIAAVRAAARAAGRTAPPTISVSFRPVLGRTEEEAWERAHGVLDAIRRRGTAGSFFARDRPPLPLGPSARPENAGSRRLLAAAAKGERHDRALWTAPAAATGAAGNSTALVGTPETVARALLDYMDIGVTTFVLRGYEPLRDAEEFGRTLLPLVRQEVERRERSAVAAG; translated from the coding sequence GTGCCGGTTGAGTTCATCGGGATGATCGGGACCAGGGACTCCGAGGGCGGCTCCCACGGGCCCGCCGTCGACCCCGGGTTCACCCGGCGCTTCGCGCGCGTGCACGAGGAGGCCGGGTTCGACCGCGTGCTGATCGGGCACAGTTCCAGCTCGCCCGACGGCGCCCAGGTCGCCGCCCACGTGGCCGCGCACACCGACCGCCTCGGGCTGCTGCTGGCCCACCGGCCGGGTGTCCTGGCCCCCACCGTGGCGGCGCGGTCCTTCGCCACCCTCGACCACTTCAGCGGCGGACGACTCGCCGTCCACATCATCTCGGGCGGCAACGACGCCGAGCAGCGTCGCGACGGCGACCACCTGGACAAGGACGACCGCTACGCGCGCACCGACGAGTTCCTGGAGGTGGTCGGGCGGGCGTGGACCGAGGAGGAGGGCTTCGGCCACGCGGGCCGCTTCTACCGGTTCGAGGACTTCCGCTCCGAGGTGCGGCCGCTGCAACGCCCGCGGATACCCCTGTACTTCGGGGGATCCTCGGCTGCCGCCCACCGGGTGGGCGGCAAGCACGCGGACGTGTTCGCGCTGTGGGGCGAGCCGCTGGCCGAGACCGCCGAGCAGATCGCGGCCGTGCGGGCCGCGGCGCGCGCGGCCGGACGCACGGCGCCGCCCACGATCAGCGTGTCGTTCCGGCCGGTGCTCGGCCGTACCGAGGAGGAGGCGTGGGAGCGGGCGCACGGGGTCCTCGACGCGATCCGCCGCCGCGGCACGGCGGGTTCCTTCTTCGCTCGCGACCGGCCGCCGCTTCCGCTCGGCCCCTCGGCGCGTCCCGAGAACGCCGGCTCCCGGCGGCTGCTTGCCGCCGCGGCGAAGGGCGAGCGCCACGACCGGGCCCTGTGGACCGCGCCCGCGGCGGCCACCGGGGCGGCGGGCAACTCCACGGCGCTGGTGGGGACCCCCGAGACGGTGGCCAGGGCGCTGCTGGACTACATGGACATCGGCGTGACGACCTTCGTGCTGCGCGGGTACGAACCGCTGCGGGACGCAGAGGAGTTCGGCCGGACGCTGCTGCCGCTGGTGCGTCAGGAGGTGGAGCGGCGCGAGCGGTCGGCGGTGGCCGCCGGCTGA
- a CDS encoding pyridoxal phosphate-dependent aminotransferase yields the protein MTAPVVARTPAGAPARLHLSESPYGPSPHALAAAHRAVDDTGTYPDPTRTAPARAVAELLGVRPDQVAVANGSDELVLLSALCLGDRQRPGVTTAGTFPGYRICLENAGRGCREVPVDSVDALAAAFDSAGVAYVCNPHNPTGGALDRAAFDLLVERASATGTPLVVDEAYLDFAPPGTPQVLDYLGTGAPVLALRTFSKAHGLAGLRIGYAVGSADLVGRLRQVQGSMPFSVNRAAQAAAVAALADRGHLERVRRGNTVARERFRADLAARGRGALPSVTNFLAVPVPDSARAERLLERDHGILVRDAGRFGLDGYLRISVGEAADLERLLDALDIVAPVTDAHRTPAPRPVAQEQR from the coding sequence ATGACCGCCCCCGTCGTCGCGCGCACCCCGGCCGGCGCGCCCGCGCGCCTCCACCTCAGCGAGAGCCCGTACGGCCCCAGCCCACACGCCCTGGCCGCCGCCCACCGGGCCGTCGACGACACCGGTACCTACCCCGACCCCACCCGCACCGCGCCCGCCCGGGCCGTCGCCGAGCTGCTGGGCGTCCGGCCGGACCAGGTCGCCGTCGCCAACGGCAGCGACGAACTGGTCCTGCTCAGCGCGCTCTGCCTGGGCGACCGGCAACGCCCCGGCGTCACCACGGCGGGCACCTTCCCCGGCTACCGGATCTGCCTGGAGAACGCCGGGCGCGGCTGCCGCGAGGTTCCCGTGGACAGCGTCGACGCCCTGGCCGCCGCCTTCGACAGCGCGGGTGTGGCGTACGTGTGCAACCCGCACAACCCGACGGGAGGCGCCCTGGACCGGGCCGCCTTCGACCTCCTCGTCGAACGGGCGAGCGCCACCGGCACCCCCCTCGTGGTCGACGAGGCCTACCTGGACTTCGCCCCGCCCGGCACCCCCCAGGTCCTCGACTACCTCGGCACCGGCGCCCCCGTGCTGGCGCTGCGCACCTTCTCCAAGGCGCACGGGCTGGCCGGGCTGCGCATCGGCTACGCCGTGGGCAGCGCCGACCTCGTGGGCCGGCTGCGCCAGGTGCAGGGCAGCATGCCGTTCAGCGTCAACCGCGCGGCACAGGCCGCCGCCGTGGCCGCGCTCGCCGACCGCGGCCACCTGGAGCGGGTACGGCGGGGCAACACCGTGGCCCGGGAGCGGTTCCGGGCCGACCTGGCCGCCCGGGGGCGCGGCGCGCTGCCGTCGGTGACGAATTTCCTCGCCGTGCCGGTGCCCGACTCCGCGCGGGCCGAACGGCTCCTCGAGCGCGACCACGGCATCCTCGTCCGCGACGCCGGCCGTTTCGGACTCGACGGGTACCTGCGGATCTCCGTCGGTGAGGCCGCGGACCTCGAACGCCTCCTCGACGCCCTCGACATCGTCGCCCCCGTCACCGACGCCCACCGCACGCCGGCCCCTCGCCCCGTCGCACAGGAGCAGCGGTGA
- a CDS encoding response regulator transcription factor, producing MSPFTVEILKQLSDRELEVLGYLAEGHTYSSIARRMNLSPHTVDTYLRRIRGKAGVSNRAHLMVLAFQVSRHHEFGLAQA from the coding sequence GTGAGTCCGTTCACCGTCGAAATACTGAAACAACTCAGCGACCGTGAGCTCGAAGTGCTCGGCTATCTCGCCGAGGGCCACACGTATTCCTCCATCGCGCGCAGAATGAATCTGAGTCCGCACACCGTGGACACCTACCTGCGCAGAATCCGGGGAAAGGCGGGAGTCAGCAACCGGGCGCATCTCATGGTGCTGGCCTTTCAGGTCTCCCGGCACCACGAGTTCGGGCTGGCGCAGGCGTGA
- a CDS encoding cupin domain-containing protein, with translation MTTETPTPAPAPLPPAAGAEIRTDIPRFLPVAGHHAPAPFYLTADMFGGVPVELAGGPIDHLVGKPVADPHRHEVDEIYFLVSPHPGGARIEVLVDGERHELTSPALLRVPAGAEHRFLTLEAEPGSYCFGLLLGGGR, from the coding sequence ATGACCACCGAGACGCCGACGCCCGCACCCGCCCCGCTCCCGCCCGCGGCGGGCGCCGAGATCCGCACCGACATCCCCCGGTTCCTGCCGGTGGCCGGGCACCACGCACCGGCGCCCTTCTACCTCACGGCCGACATGTTCGGCGGCGTCCCCGTCGAGCTGGCCGGGGGCCCCATCGACCACTTGGTCGGCAAGCCGGTCGCCGATCCGCACCGCCACGAGGTCGACGAGATCTACTTCCTGGTCTCGCCCCACCCCGGCGGCGCACGCATCGAGGTCCTCGTCGACGGCGAACGGCACGAGCTGACCTCGCCCGCCCTGCTGCGCGTTCCCGCCGGGGCCGAGCACCGCTTCCTCACCCTGGAGGCCGAGCCCGGCAGTTACTGCTTCGGCCTGCTGCTCGGCGGTGGACGATGA
- a CDS encoding KamA family radical SAM protein, with product MKTAPLPPAPPTREATEALAQPYAYRRHEAVEPDWRRFPAWRHVTPAEWRDPQWQRAHCVKGVRQLREVAGTGLDDAFYDDLAADQAQFATMPILLTPQVLNTVAPTSEPDTTAWYADPVRRYMLPVASDRHPRWPSHPLASRDSLHEAEMWVVEGLTHRYPTKVLAELVTTCPQYCGHCTRMDLVGTSTPQIDKYRFVLRPADRLDRMIAYLRATPTVRDVVVSGGDVANVPWPRLRSFVDRLLDLDNVRDIRLASKGLVGLPQHWLAPEVLDGMAQLAAKASARGVGLAMHTHANAVQQVTPLVAEASRALLAAGLRDIRNQGVLLHGVNHTPEALLDLCFALLDSAQIMPYYFYLCDIVPGAEHWRLPLSEAQRLQHAIMGYLPGFATPRLVCDVPYVGKRWVHQADAYDRELGISDWSKNYLTSVEHDDPEALRRTHHYYDPLHTLPDAGQVRWAQGQPEEAR from the coding sequence GTGAAAACCGCACCCCTGCCGCCCGCCCCGCCCACCCGGGAAGCGACCGAGGCGCTCGCCCAGCCGTACGCCTACCGTCGCCACGAGGCCGTCGAACCCGACTGGCGGCGCTTCCCGGCCTGGCGGCACGTCACCCCCGCCGAGTGGCGCGACCCGCAGTGGCAGCGCGCCCACTGCGTCAAGGGAGTCCGGCAGCTGCGCGAGGTGGCCGGAACCGGGCTCGACGACGCGTTCTACGACGATCTCGCTGCCGACCAGGCGCAGTTCGCGACCATGCCGATCCTGCTCACCCCGCAGGTCCTCAACACCGTCGCCCCCACGTCCGAGCCGGACACCACCGCCTGGTACGCCGACCCCGTCCGCCGCTACATGCTGCCCGTCGCCAGCGACAGGCACCCCAGGTGGCCCAGCCACCCGCTGGCCTCCCGCGACTCCCTGCACGAGGCCGAGATGTGGGTGGTCGAGGGCCTCACCCACCGCTATCCCACCAAGGTGCTCGCCGAACTCGTCACCACCTGCCCGCAGTACTGCGGCCACTGCACCCGCATGGACCTGGTCGGCACCTCCACCCCGCAGATCGACAAGTACCGGTTCGTGCTGCGCCCTGCGGACCGCCTCGACCGGATGATCGCCTATCTGCGCGCCACCCCCACCGTGCGCGACGTCGTCGTCTCCGGCGGCGATGTCGCCAACGTGCCCTGGCCCAGGCTGCGTTCGTTCGTGGACCGGCTCCTCGACCTGGACAACGTCCGGGACATCCGGCTCGCCAGCAAGGGGCTGGTCGGACTGCCCCAGCACTGGCTGGCCCCCGAAGTGCTCGACGGCATGGCCCAGCTCGCCGCCAAGGCCTCCGCGCGCGGCGTCGGCCTGGCGATGCACACCCACGCCAACGCCGTCCAGCAGGTCACCCCGCTGGTCGCCGAGGCGTCCCGCGCGCTGCTGGCCGCCGGCCTGCGCGACATACGCAACCAGGGCGTACTCCTGCACGGCGTCAACCACACGCCCGAGGCCCTGCTCGACCTGTGCTTCGCCCTGCTCGACAGCGCGCAGATCATGCCGTACTACTTCTACCTCTGCGACATCGTGCCCGGTGCCGAGCACTGGCGGCTCCCGCTGTCCGAGGCACAGCGCCTCCAGCACGCCATCATGGGCTACCTGCCCGGCTTCGCCACCCCGCGGCTGGTGTGCGACGTGCCCTACGTCGGCAAGCGCTGGGTACACCAGGCCGACGCCTACGACCGTGAACTCGGCATCTCCGACTGGTCCAAGAACTACCTGACCTCGGTCGAGCACGACGACCCCGAGGCGTTGCGCCGCACCCACCACTACTACGACCCGCTGCACACCCTGCCCGACGCCGGCCAGGTCCGCTGGGCGCAGGGGCAGCCGGAGGAGGCCCGGTGA
- a CDS encoding GNAT family N-acetyltransferase, translated as MTRATVLSTDRLRLREVLPAEALELREGRPGGLDWLGGTPGEGSREAAGLLAAAHAAGLHRPGWGMYVLVRTEDGRVVGGMGFHGPPADGSVEIGFDLHPDARGRGYATEALAALSRRALDDRGVATVVATTTPANTPSQRVMERAGFVRRPDHDGQFVYVRTA; from the coding sequence GTGACCCGGGCCACCGTCCTCTCCACCGACCGGCTCCGGCTGCGGGAGGTACTGCCGGCCGAGGCACTGGAGCTGCGGGAGGGCCGGCCCGGCGGACTGGACTGGCTGGGCGGAACCCCCGGGGAGGGCTCGCGGGAGGCGGCGGGTCTGCTCGCCGCCGCCCATGCGGCCGGACTGCACCGGCCCGGCTGGGGCATGTACGTGCTCGTCCGCACCGAGGACGGCCGCGTCGTCGGCGGGATGGGCTTCCACGGACCGCCGGCGGACGGCTCGGTGGAGATCGGCTTCGACCTCCACCCGGACGCCCGCGGCCGCGGCTACGCCACCGAGGCCCTGGCCGCGCTCTCCCGCCGGGCGCTGGACGACCGGGGCGTCGCCACGGTCGTCGCCACGACCACGCCCGCCAACACCCCCTCGCAACGTGTCATGGAACGCGCCGGCTTCGTCCGCCGCCCCGACCACGACGGTCAGTTCGTCTACGTCCGCACCGCCTGA
- a CDS encoding OAM dimerization domain-containing protein — MNTPAGPPPAVRPYGDTTDDGMVQLSFTLPLPHGPLAEAAALQLARRMGLERPLLVHARPVGTEFSFFVVYGAVAHRVELDTVDVLEREYPLLSAQEVDETLHQGLGRELVVVGACVGTDAHTVGIDAILNVKGFAGQKGLEYYHSMRVVNLGAQVAVTDLVRRAVSERADAVLVSQAVTQRDAHLTNVRELSAELDAAFAGRTRPLLVVGGPRFDPAMAAELGADRVFGRGTTPDDVASYLAHALTHERSAATDDRSAV; from the coding sequence ATGAACACCCCCGCCGGACCGCCGCCCGCGGTCCGCCCCTACGGGGACACCACCGACGACGGCATGGTGCAGCTGTCGTTCACCCTCCCGCTGCCGCACGGCCCCCTCGCCGAGGCCGCGGCCCTCCAACTGGCCCGCCGGATGGGCCTGGAACGTCCCCTGCTGGTCCACGCCCGGCCGGTGGGAACCGAGTTCAGCTTCTTCGTCGTGTACGGCGCGGTCGCCCACCGGGTGGAACTGGACACCGTCGACGTCCTGGAGCGGGAGTACCCGCTGCTGTCGGCCCAGGAGGTCGACGAGACCCTGCACCAGGGCCTGGGACGCGAACTGGTCGTGGTCGGCGCGTGCGTCGGGACGGACGCCCACACCGTCGGCATCGACGCCATCCTCAACGTCAAGGGTTTCGCCGGGCAGAAGGGCCTCGAGTACTACCACTCGATGCGGGTCGTGAACCTCGGAGCCCAGGTCGCGGTGACCGACCTGGTGCGCCGGGCGGTGAGCGAACGCGCGGACGCCGTCCTGGTCTCCCAGGCGGTCACCCAGCGCGACGCGCACCTGACCAACGTGCGTGAACTCAGCGCGGAACTGGACGCGGCGTTCGCCGGGCGGACCCGCCCCCTGCTCGTGGTGGGCGGCCCGCGCTTCGACCCCGCCATGGCCGCCGAACTGGGCGCCGACCGCGTCTTCGGGCGCGGCACCACCCCCGACGACGTGGCCAGCTACCTCGCCCACGCCCTGACCCACGAGCGGTCCGCCGCGACGGACGACAGGAGTGCCGTATGA
- a CDS encoding amino acid adenylation domain-containing protein: MKPPQPVAQPVPQPVRAAVDGVDRLDARFRAVAAREPGRTAVTDDRGSVTYGRLAQDADAVTRALRGRVGAGRPVALRAGRSRHALAGLLGILGAGASYLPVDPGYPRERQRYLLDDSGARLLLSEGPPEPGETVLADLGPLVLVARPPAPDTDDAPVLPSDTAYTIYTSGSTGAPKGCVVGHAQVLALLDAAVPLFDVGADDVWTLFHSWSFDFSVWEIWGALLYGGRAVLVDRETAADPEAFAGLLAAERVTVLNQVPSAFGNLVTEAAAGGLRLPALRHVVLGGEALVPDDVRRWWEAGTAPAATVTNMYGITETTVHVTHCTVTPDVLRAAAGGRTPIGRPLDHLTVELRDARGEPVAPGQPGELWVGGAGVSHGYLGRPGLTAERFPAAADGTGRRYRSGDWAFADADGLLYYAGRMDGQVKLRGFRIELGEIEAELRALPGVGGAACLVDDSGRTPVLGACLVADRDALPPDRVREHLAGRLPAHMLPQRLRYLDRLPLTPHGKLDRAALAAAAGAGPRGADALTLATRGGDHRAG; encoded by the coding sequence ATGAAGCCCCCGCAACCCGTCGCGCAACCCGTCCCGCAGCCGGTCCGTGCGGCCGTCGACGGGGTGGACCGGCTCGACGCGCGGTTTCGTGCGGTGGCGGCCCGGGAGCCCGGTCGCACGGCCGTCACCGACGACCGGGGATCGGTCACCTACGGCCGGCTCGCCCAGGACGCCGACGCCGTCACCCGCGCCCTGCGTGGCCGGGTCGGCGCGGGCCGGCCCGTCGCGCTGCGCGCCGGCCGGTCCCGGCACGCCCTCGCCGGGCTCCTCGGCATCCTGGGCGCCGGAGCCTCCTATCTGCCGGTCGACCCCGGGTATCCGCGGGAGCGGCAGCGCTATCTGCTCGACGACTCGGGTGCTCGGCTGCTCCTCTCCGAAGGGCCGCCCGAGCCCGGCGAGACGGTGCTCGCCGACCTGGGGCCGCTCGTCCTCGTCGCCCGTCCGCCCGCCCCCGACACCGACGACGCCCCCGTCCTGCCGTCGGACACCGCCTACACCATCTACACGTCGGGTTCCACCGGCGCCCCGAAGGGCTGCGTCGTCGGGCACGCACAGGTGCTGGCTCTGCTGGACGCCGCGGTGCCCCTGTTCGACGTCGGAGCCGACGACGTGTGGACTCTGTTCCATTCCTGGAGTTTCGACTTCAGCGTCTGGGAGATCTGGGGCGCCCTGCTGTACGGCGGCCGGGCGGTGCTCGTCGACCGGGAGACCGCCGCCGACCCCGAGGCCTTCGCCGGGCTGCTGGCGGCCGAGCGGGTCACCGTGCTCAACCAGGTGCCCTCCGCGTTCGGCAACCTCGTCACCGAGGCCGCGGCAGGCGGGCTGCGGCTGCCGGCCCTGCGCCATGTCGTCCTCGGCGGCGAGGCACTCGTGCCCGACGACGTCCGCCGCTGGTGGGAGGCGGGGACGGCGCCCGCCGCGACCGTCACCAACATGTACGGCATCACGGAGACCACCGTCCATGTCACCCACTGCACCGTCACGCCCGACGTGCTGCGCGCGGCCGCCGGCGGCCGCACCCCGATCGGGCGGCCCCTGGACCACCTGACCGTCGAACTGCGCGACGCACGGGGAGAGCCGGTGGCGCCGGGGCAGCCCGGTGAGCTGTGGGTCGGTGGTGCGGGGGTGAGCCACGGCTACCTCGGCCGCCCCGGACTCACCGCCGAGCGCTTCCCGGCCGCCGCGGACGGAACGGGCCGCCGCTACCGCAGCGGCGACTGGGCCTTCGCCGACGCCGACGGCCTGCTGTACTACGCGGGCCGGATGGACGGCCAGGTCAAACTGCGCGGCTTCCGCATCGAACTCGGCGAGATCGAGGCCGAGTTGCGCGCGCTCCCCGGTGTCGGCGGCGCCGCCTGCCTCGTCGACGACAGCGGCCGTACGCCCGTGCTCGGCGCCTGTCTGGTCGCCGACCGCGACGCGCTGCCCCCCGACCGCGTGCGTGAGCACCTCGCCGGGCGGCTGCCCGCGCACATGCTGCCGCAGCGCCTGCGCTATCTCGACCGGCTGCCGCTCACCCCGCACGGCAAGCTGGACCGGGCGGCGCTGGCAGCAGCGGCCGGTGCCGGCCCGCGCGGAGCGGACGCCCTGACCCTCGCGACACGAGGCGGTGACCACCGTGCCGGTTGA
- a CDS encoding lysine 5,6-aminomutase subunit alpha TIM-barrel domain-containing protein: MNAATDTQGSPLGLHRVLAPAGVLPQAAERLDPDSPLREDELRIDVEYLNLDAASYRQLHEEHGGNGDAIRAAVCRIVRERGKMHNPVTGSGGMLIGTVAEAGPRTPLGLRPGDRVASLVSLTLTPLTLTDGLRDWDGLGERVPARGHAVLFGRSVAAALPADLPDELSLAVLDVCGAPALTARTVAEYAARAGTAPSVAVLGAAGKSGCLALAAARRAGAGRLVGVVPDRPEEAALTASGLADTVLRADARDAVALSERLDGAGGPVDITVVCTDVPGCEHAAVLATRDGGTVVFFSMATSFPTAALGAEGLRADVTMLIGNGYQPGHAEQALELVRTDPGVRALYARRLTPPHTAAAASPPPAAPSDAGLSRAPAVPAGSAVSSASAGPGGSAVSRPPAAPVGKLGLDPRLAARARELAVRAGRPVVDMARSHTTVAVERAALRLAGLSGADAEGIPWVNRLVDAVRDQVGLEHGVALPVWHALRTGTSRDLTELAARATARDVSFRLPEGAAAEQAVGDARRAMARGLAVIDDRRTERERLIRQWGEPRGPLVYLIVATGDIHEDVRQAVAAARGGADVIAVIRSTGQSLLDYVPHGATREGYAGTYATQENFRLMRAALDEVSARLGRYVRLTNYASGLCMPEIAVLAGLERLDMMLNDSMYGILFRDINPVRTFVDQRFSRQLHARAGIVINTGEDNYLTTADAMQAAHTVTASQLLNEYFGKEAGLTDAQLGLGHAFEIDPDLPDSFRMELSHALLARELFPDAPLKWMPPTRHMTGDVFRGYLLNGFFNLAGALTRQDILLVGMMTEAVVTPFLSDRDLALQNVRYVMEAAGALEEDFRPVPGGVITRRADTVLREAVDLLERLCDRGLLDAIAEGTFGGMRRPVDGGRGRDGVAARAPGYRNPAIELLDASGDPGPEGGHQR; encoded by the coding sequence GTGAACGCCGCCACAGACACGCAGGGTTCACCGCTCGGACTGCACCGGGTGCTCGCGCCGGCCGGGGTGCTGCCGCAGGCCGCGGAGCGGCTCGACCCCGACTCCCCCCTGCGCGAGGACGAACTGCGCATCGACGTGGAGTACCTCAACCTGGACGCGGCGTCCTACCGGCAACTGCACGAGGAGCACGGCGGGAACGGGGACGCGATACGGGCGGCGGTGTGCCGGATCGTGCGCGAGCGCGGGAAGATGCACAACCCGGTCACCGGCTCGGGAGGCATGCTCATCGGCACCGTGGCCGAGGCCGGGCCGCGCACCCCCCTCGGCCTGCGGCCCGGCGACCGGGTGGCCAGCCTGGTCTCCCTCACCCTGACCCCGCTGACGCTGACGGACGGGCTGCGCGACTGGGACGGGCTCGGGGAGCGCGTGCCGGCCCGCGGACACGCCGTCCTCTTCGGGCGGTCCGTCGCCGCGGCCCTGCCCGCCGACCTGCCCGACGAACTCTCTCTCGCGGTACTCGACGTGTGCGGCGCGCCCGCGCTGACGGCCCGGACCGTCGCCGAGTACGCCGCCCGGGCGGGAACCGCGCCCTCGGTGGCCGTCCTGGGCGCGGCCGGCAAGTCGGGCTGCCTGGCGCTGGCGGCCGCCCGCCGCGCGGGCGCCGGACGGCTCGTCGGCGTCGTCCCCGACCGCCCGGAGGAGGCCGCGCTCACCGCGTCCGGCCTGGCCGACACGGTCCTGCGGGCCGATGCCCGCGACGCCGTCGCCCTGAGCGAACGGCTGGACGGGGCCGGCGGTCCCGTCGACATCACCGTGGTCTGCACCGACGTACCCGGCTGCGAGCACGCGGCGGTGCTGGCGACGCGCGACGGCGGCACCGTCGTCTTCTTCTCGATGGCCACCTCGTTCCCCACGGCCGCGCTCGGCGCCGAGGGGCTGCGCGCCGACGTCACCATGCTGATCGGCAACGGCTACCAGCCCGGCCACGCCGAACAGGCCCTGGAACTGGTGCGCACCGATCCGGGAGTGCGCGCGCTGTACGCCCGCAGACTCACCCCACCCCACACAGCAGCCGCTGCCTCCCCGCCCCCGGCCGCACCGTCCGACGCCGGCCTCTCCCGAGCTCCGGCCGTCCCGGCCGGCAGCGCCGTTTCTTCGGCTTCGGCCGGCCCTGGCGGGAGCGCCGTCTCCCGGCCTCCTGCCGCCCCCGTCGGCAAGCTGGGGCTCGATCCTCGTCTGGCCGCCCGGGCACGGGAGTTGGCCGTGCGCGCCGGGCGGCCGGTGGTGGACATGGCCCGGTCCCACACCACCGTGGCCGTCGAGCGGGCCGCGCTGCGGCTGGCCGGGCTGTCGGGGGCCGACGCCGAGGGCATCCCCTGGGTCAACCGGCTGGTGGACGCCGTGCGCGACCAGGTCGGCCTGGAACACGGGGTGGCGCTGCCGGTCTGGCACGCGCTGCGCACCGGGACGAGCCGCGACCTCACCGAGCTGGCGGCCCGCGCCACCGCCCGGGACGTGTCCTTCCGGCTGCCCGAGGGCGCCGCCGCCGAGCAGGCGGTGGGCGACGCCCGCCGGGCCATGGCCCGGGGCCTGGCGGTCATCGACGACCGCCGCACGGAACGCGAGCGCCTGATCCGTCAGTGGGGCGAGCCCCGTGGACCGCTCGTCTACCTGATCGTGGCCACCGGCGACATCCACGAGGACGTCCGCCAGGCGGTGGCGGCGGCCCGCGGCGGCGCCGACGTCATCGCCGTCATCCGCTCCACGGGGCAGTCGCTGCTCGACTACGTGCCGCACGGCGCCACCCGCGAGGGATACGCGGGCACCTACGCCACGCAGGAGAACTTCCGCCTGATGCGCGCCGCCCTGGACGAGGTGTCGGCCCGGCTCGGCCGCTACGTCCGCCTGACCAACTACGCGTCCGGGCTGTGCATGCCGGAGATCGCCGTGCTGGCGGGCCTGGAACGGCTCGACATGATGCTCAACGACTCCATGTACGGCATCCTCTTCCGCGACATCAACCCCGTCCGCACCTTCGTCGACCAGCGGTTCTCCCGGCAACTGCACGCCCGCGCCGGCATCGTGATCAACACGGGCGAGGACAACTACCTCACCACCGCCGACGCGATGCAGGCGGCCCACACGGTGACCGCCAGCCAGCTTCTGAACGAGTACTTCGGCAAGGAGGCGGGACTCACCGACGCCCAGCTCGGCCTGGGGCACGCCTTCGAGATCGACCCGGACCTGCCCGACTCGTTCCGGATGGAACTGTCCCATGCCCTGCTCGCCCGCGAGCTGTTCCCCGACGCCCCGCTCAAGTGGATGCCGCCGACCCGGCACATGACCGGTGACGTCTTCCGCGGCTATCTGCTCAACGGGTTCTTCAACCTGGCCGGGGCCCTGACCCGGCAGGACATCCTGCTGGTCGGCATGATGACCGAGGCCGTCGTCACCCCCTTCCTCTCCGACCGCGACCTGGCGCTCCAGAACGTGCGGTACGTGATGGAGGCCGCCGGCGCCCTGGAGGAGGACTTCCGGCCCGTGCCCGGCGGTGTGATCACCCGGCGCGCGGACACGGTGCTGCGCGAGGCCGTCGACCTGCTGGAGCGCCTGTGCGACCGCGGTCTGCTGGACGCCATCGCCGAGGGCACCTTCGGCGGCATGCGCCGTCCCGTCGACGGCGGCCGCGGCCGGGACGGGGTGGCCGCACGCGCTCCCGGCTACCGCAACCCCGCCATCGAACTACTGGACGCGTCCGGGGATCCCGGCCCAGAAGGAGGACACCAGCGATGA